A region of [Bacteroides] pectinophilus DNA encodes the following proteins:
- the fliB gene encoding flagellin lysine-N-methylase, which translates to MIVRKPHYYDEFRCTASKCSDNCCRGGWLIELDKKTEDYYRSLGGSIGRRITDSLITDEDGDTCFRLADGQCPHLDAEGLCSICVSLGEEHMGVVCREFPRYSLTYVQNGTEVTEHGVGLACEAAEALILFDEGKLCITDTGTEETEEAGEQNNCEEADTCEKIGDSEETDAGMLLAARADIINILEDRTRPVKSRISDVLEYAVSLQEKINEEPEEYELETSGDAADNCILLFDIYDGLEQLNSSWEEWSSLVRQTIFEEDGFMKLTDELCSIIPDYELLMENLMKYFIFRYYMKAVWDCNQLDKVKFAAACCLIIRQMLAALAGKQNGGVTREDIIKLVRVFSRQVEYSEDNVEAVCEEFLFGDELSAGNLRNMF; encoded by the coding sequence ATGATTGTCAGAAAACCACATTACTATGACGAATTCAGATGTACGGCATCAAAATGCAGCGATAACTGCTGCCGCGGCGGATGGCTTATAGAACTTGATAAGAAAACTGAGGATTATTACAGAAGCCTTGGCGGCAGTATAGGCAGAAGAATAACAGATTCGCTTATTACGGATGAGGACGGAGATACATGCTTCAGACTTGCAGACGGACAGTGTCCGCATCTTGATGCCGAGGGACTGTGCAGCATATGCGTCAGTCTTGGAGAAGAGCACATGGGAGTTGTGTGCAGGGAATTTCCGCGATACAGTCTTACATATGTACAGAATGGAACAGAGGTAACGGAGCATGGCGTGGGACTTGCCTGCGAGGCAGCAGAAGCACTTATACTTTTTGATGAAGGTAAGCTTTGTATAACAGATACCGGGACAGAAGAAACTGAAGAAGCCGGCGAACAAAATAATTGCGAAGAAGCAGATACATGTGAAAAAATAGGAGATTCAGAGGAAACCGATGCGGGAATGCTTTTGGCTGCAAGAGCTGACATTATTAACATCCTTGAGGACAGGACAAGACCGGTGAAGTCAAGAATTTCGGATGTGCTTGAGTATGCAGTCAGCCTTCAGGAGAAGATTAACGAAGAGCCTGAGGAATATGAGCTTGAGACAAGTGGGGATGCGGCTGACAATTGTATACTGCTTTTTGATATATATGACGGACTTGAACAGCTTAATTCTTCATGGGAGGAATGGTCATCGCTTGTAAGGCAGACAATATTTGAAGAAGACGGCTTCATGAAGCTGACGGATGAACTGTGCTCAATTATACCTGATTATGAGCTCCTTATGGAGAATCTTATGAAATATTTTATCTTCAGATATTATATGAAAGCCGTATGGGACTGCAACCAGCTTGATAAAGTTAAGTTTGCGGCGGCCTGCTGCCTTATAATCAGGCAGATGCTTGCGGCGCTTGCCGGGAAGCAGAACGGCGGTGTTACAAGGGAAGATATAATAAAGCTTGTGAGAGTATTTTCAAGGCAGGTCGAATATTCAGAGGATAATGTTGAGGCTGTCTGCGAAGAGTTCCTTTTTGGGGATGAGCTTAGTGCGGGCAATCTCAGAAATATGTTTTAA